A stretch of DNA from Oreochromis aureus strain Israel breed Guangdong linkage group 23, ZZ_aureus, whole genome shotgun sequence:
TAACAGAGCGCTTCCTCTTTAGCATAAGGATTCTGAATCACGTTCACATCCTGGTCCTGCAGAACTGCAGCGAGTTCTAAATCCTCTGCTTATGTCACTTCTTGTTTTCCCTGTGAGTCAGGTAGGGGGGGTGTGTGGGTGTGGAGGTCTTCATAAAGTTTGAGAGTCACATAGATTTTGGGTTTCCAGTAGAAACAGAAAGTAGTAATAAGAGGGTGGTGGTAAAACACTTGTTGGCAGGTGCGCCCTCTGGTGGTGTGTGAGCTCAGAGTAGTTCTGTGTATCTGGGGACTTAAATACCCTGAACACCTGACTCAGGTGAACTTTAAACTGCTGTTGCCTACTTCAGGCCTTAAACTGCTGTTGCCTACTTCAGGCCTTGCGCACACGGGCCCCGAGTCGGGATCTTGCACTGATCCCGGTCGCTGGAAGAAACGCGCATTTCTCACCGTGCCAACATAGAGTCGCTCGGCAGGTGTTTGCAGACACGTCGGCATTATCCAATCATACTACAACCTCCCAGTGAATTtcgtcctgtcttcctcccatcaCTGTGTTCTGTTGGAGGACAGCAATCAAAGGGATGTTTTTGGTGAATACATGTTTCCTTAGCAACAACAGGGTACCGGGGGCCTTTCATATGGAACCCATAGTTGGGGGTCGTGACGGTTTTAGCGTTGCTCAGTCTCCCATTGAGTGCACTCCCTCAGACCAGAGTAATGTGATGACTGCCAGTATTCATATTATTCTCTGGATACTCTCAGATTAAAAGCAGAAATGACCCTCAAAACCTTCTGCTGTCCTGCTGCAGTTTGAGTTGGACATCGAGCCCCGCCTGAAGCCATCTCTGATTggtgcaggaggaggaggagcttcaggaggaggaggagccaaCGACAGCCAGGACGTCTCGTTCAGCCAGACCACTAAAGGTATGCAGCCGCTGCAGGACTCAGTGTCTGAGCTGGAGATGATGACCCGAGCAGGTAAACCGTTCTCCACCCCACCCCTGCCACCTCACCTCCTCTAACTCCGCCTCCTTATTCAGTCCAGGAACACCTGCTGAGCTGTTTAATGTTTCATGATTTAAgattgtatgtatttatttttgtgtttttctgatgTGGTTGTTTACTTTGTTGTTCATTGTCGCAGTGTGGCCTCAGGAGGAGTACATCGTGGAGTACTCGCTGGAGTATGGCTTCCTGCGCCTCTCTCAGAGCACCAGACAGAGACTCAACATCCCTGTCATGGTCGTCACACTTGGTCAGACTCTGAGCCGCCGTGTCACATGACCTCAGCGTTGGCCAACTTGGACTCCCTAACCGCGTCTGTGTCTGTTCGCAGATCCGATGAAGGACGAGTGTTTCGGAGATGGCTTCAGTCGCTTCCTGCTCGATGAGTTTTTGGGCTACGATGACATCCTGATGTCGAGCGTGAAGGCGCTCGCCGAGAATGAGGAGAACAAAGGTGGGGTGGGCGCTGTAAATGGAGGGTGGGCCAGGGCGCTTTGGTGTGATGCTACATTCACTGATTGGCTTCAGAGAGCAGGTGTTTACTTCCAGTCATGTGACACAGCTCAGGTGTTTGTGTGGTTCTCTGCAGGATTCCTGAGGAACGTGGTCTCCGGTGAGCATTACCGCTTTGTCAGCATGTGGATGGCCAGGACCTCCTACCTGGCTGCCTTTGTCATTATGGTCATATTTGTAAGTACAAATACAGTAaatgacccacactgatcgTTCAGGTTCGTTCAGTCGCATGATGTCACGACTGAGTCTCGCGGTCTCTGTTTCAGACTCTGTCAGTGTCCATGCTGCTCAGATACTCTCACCACCAGATCTTCGTCTTCATTGGTCAGTTCCTCATACCACTCagtgttgacctttgacctcgaGCCTCAGGTCTGTTCTGACTCTCTCTCACCCCCTACAGTTGACCTCCTGCAGATGTTGGAGATGAACATGACCATTGCCTTCCCAGCAGCCCCTCTGCTCACTGTCATCCTGGCCCTCGTAGGTGAGTCCAGATCCCGTTCTGTTTGAGGATGCTTCTGAAGCTCTGTCACCTGGGCCCTGACGCGTGGCCAAGTTCTTTCCATTATCTGGCTTCTCTTACCCTAACACTGGCAGTCAGGATAAGCGGTCGCATGGGGCCTGTTATCAACCCAGGCCCACGTGCACCTTCACATCAAAGGGTGGCAGCATCTGACAAATCATAGAGGGGCATTTCATAGCTCATATGAATCCTCTACCAAAGAAAAGTGTTCGCCCTGCTCCAGAGATGTTATCAAAGGGTTATAAAAATCTTTAAAGATTATAAAATATCAGTATAATGAAACACTGTTGTGAAAATGATGTGATAAATTCCTCAGAAAAGTCTTAGGTTAGTCTGGACACAAACATTTTAATTCCAGTCAGTAGTTTTATGGCTGAGTAAAtactttttagtttttattctctCGCTGCTTTCTATGGTTTGATagtaaagattaaaaataactgaatttAAACAGGCTCAGGGCTACATAGAAATCTGATCTAAGGTGAGCAGGTACAGTGCAGGTTAAGGTTAGGGCCTGTATGTCTGCTGTGATGCTGTTTACAGTCAGTCCAAAACGCTGCAGCTAGCATGCTCACTTTACAAAAGAGAGGTCACATGACTCCAGTGTTAGCAGCCTTACAGTGGAGTCGTCTgactgcatatttttttttttttttttttttttttaagcttttattgAGCTTGTTTGTGTAGCTGTGTCCGTCAATCACAGATTGCTCAGGTCTGATTGTCAGTCGGCTGATCTCAGAGCAGCTCGTGACTCTGCTGTACCGACACTCTGTAGTGACCTCCAGGTAAcctgatgttttgttttggggttttttgcgggggggggggatcctgtggttttttttttttttttttttttttttttttttttgtttgtttgttttttgttttttccagtttaaataaagattaaagTCCAAAGCACTGAAGGTTCCTGGCAATAAAAATAAGTGTCAAACTAAAAAATGTTTGTAAACAGACTGGATGGACGTTAACCTCGGTTGGGGGGTGCGGCTTACATTTAAAGCTGACCTgtgatgtcacttcctgtctCAGGCATGGAGGCCATCATGTCAGAGTTCTTCAATGACACAACAACGGCGTTCTACATTATCCTCATCGTGTGGTTGGCAGATCAGTACGACGCCATCTGCTGCCACACAAACACCAGCAAACGCCACTGGCTCAGGTGAGGTCACTTCTTGTGTGTGAGGTCATTGTTACAGAATTAAGTTGAAGGTGTTCCTGGTCAGTTGATTAATAACCAGATCGATCGGGCTTTGCCATTTTTATTGTGAACATCTCTTGTCAGCCTGCAGACCTTCAAGACTGATCATGTGATCTGTTCTCCCTCCAGGTTCTTCTACCTTTACCATTTTGCCTTCTACGCTTACCACTACCGCTTCAATGGCCAGTACAGCAGCCTCGCCCTCGTCACTTCCTGGCTCTTCATCCAGGTAAGCTTCGTCATCCTCACGCCTGTGCTAAGACCCTCCCCTCAGACagtaaatgtaacatttttgtcCTCTTGCAGCACTCCATGATCTACTTCTTCCATCACTACGAGCTTCCGGCCATCCTGCAGCAGATCCGGATCCAGGAGATGCTCCTGCAGAACCAGCAGGCTGGTCAGAACCAGACGGCTCTGCAGGATAACCTCAACAACAACATTGGCACTGCCGCCGCTGGAACGGGACCCGCCAACGCCGCCCAACCAGGGCCGACCAGTGGAGCCGAGCCGGCGCCTCAGACAGAATCCCTTCCGTCCCCTGCGGAAGGTGGAGCCTCAGGAAGCGGGGAGGTGAGGGCGGAGCTGAACTGGGTCGCTCACACGGCTGCCATCCTCACTGAAGCGCTGACGTCATCGGTGGATACGGGAGCCAGCAGCGGTCAGGGGCCAGCTGAGATCAATGTGGTGGCCGAGTTCTGGATGGGAGGGGGAGCAGTAGGAGGGAGGTCCTTAGGAGGGAGCGGAGCCTTTGGAGGTCAAGATCCAAACTCTATTTCTGTAGAATTTAAACCTGCACCAGCTCCTCCAATCACAGCGCAGCATGAGGCGGGGCCCTCAGAGGATGTGGGGCCCTCACAGGCAGAGGGAGCCTTGGAGGAGGCAGGGCCCTCAGAAGAGTGCCCCTCCCACACAGACTGTCCCCCCTCACAGAGCGCAGACTGCCGGCAGCGGCCATCCTGAGGCTGCTGACATCGCCTCACCTGTGAGACAGCTGATCGGCTCATTGATCGAATGAACaggttttatttgatttttaaacTCATTGATTAGCTTGAGGGTGGCGTCTCCCTGCAGGTCACGTGAACAGAGGGCGGGGATGCGATAATttattctgctgttttttttgttttgtttctttgtttttgttttttttgttgttgttgggggtttttttcttttcttttttttttctttggagtATGGATGTTTTTTCTTCAGACGGTTTCGGAGGTTGGAGGTCCATCACCATGGAAACCGAAAGCAACACCCTGAACGAATGAAGCTGGAagcagaaacttttttttttaaacttttttttttttcccccctctaaTCAATAAACCCTAGCGTCTCTTTCTCAAACATCAGCCTTTTCTTTGATTCTTCAAACGAAGCTGATCGATCAATTGGCTCATCAGAGCTCTGCTGTTACTGgaggattttcaaaataaaatgcatggCGTTAACAGACGTTTTATTTATCTTGAAAACCCTTCTAACATGAACGTGTTGTTACGTGATGACTTTATTCAGACTTAATGTAAAaactgaatctgtttgtccatAGAGGAAAAAGCTTCACAATATAAGCCCTGACAGCAGGAAGCTGCTGCCACATGGTACACACCAGGCCTGAGTGGTTTCACTTCATTGATCAAATAATTAACTGATTATCAATAATAttcaataaagaaaaatcaggtttctgctgctggctgaaagGATGAAGCTAAGCAGTTCTGGTGTGCCTGGGGGCAGAGCCAGTGAGCTACAGACAGGAAGTCTGATGCAACCTTTCAGTTATTGATCAGTTATTGGTTCTGACAGACTGAAGCACAAACTCAACTtcagttgctttttttttttttttttctcatctgctTTTGTCTTGAAGGAAAGAATTGAACAGGAAGTTTGGAGCACTGTGGCCCCAGACTGATCATTCAGGACTTCCTATTGGAATGGATGCCTTATCAATAATCCTCAGACTGTTAGCAGCTGAGCGAGCTGATTGGTTGTGGAATATGACTGACTGTGTTGCACTCACGCTCTGGCTCCTGCATCAGTTCATCTATCAAAATGGTGAATGATGTGGTGGGTCTGATGGCAGTGTGTTGGCTCTGACTGCTCCCATCAGACATCTGCCAAACATCTTTTTGGGGGAAGGGGACATGTGAGATGCTCTGAACCAATCATGAAGCCTCATTTAAAAGCAGCATTTTGGTCAGTCCCTTCAACGGGGCAGTGGCAAGTTTTTGAAAGTGAACACCTGTTGGCGTTCTTTGGATAAATGATGGTCTACAAATCCGAAGGAGGGGAAAGGAACTGATCCCTCTCATCAGGTGAACTTCATCAGTTATTGATTGGTTATCAGAAACAATTGATCTCTGAGtgtctgtttttgttgctgtgaCGGAGCCTGAGCGTGACTCTGGCtaggggggggtgggggttctTCGTGCCTCTCTGCTGAGGACTGTAGCCTCATTATTGATCATCAAACTGTATTTACCTGTGAGACCAGTAAAACCAGTAAAAGCAGTGGTCGCCACCCGTTGTGTGAATGCCTCCCTTCTTTCACGCCATCCACACACAGGGATTTTATTCTGAAATGACATACACCAGCAGCAGGAAGTGAAATTTCTCATTACCTCTAAGACCtttcaagaaaaaaagtcattatACATGGAGACTTTTAAAATAGAAGCCAACTTGCCAAGATGGTGAATTGTTTTTGTCCAACAGGAGACTGGGCGAGCTGAGTGTCATGTTTCACCTGGACCACCTGGTGTTATTTTTGACAGCAGCTCACTTTCAGGGGTTTCCTGTTTTGATGACATCTAGTTGCAGCTTCGGTGGTTTTAATTGGACCAGAAACCCTGCAGGAAGTTcccaaaataaaaaactgagACATGCTTTTGGTTCTCTAAGTTTTTcaacagcagctgaaacagtTTAAGTGGCTTTATTTGATCAGACACGATAAAGTGACTTCAGAAAGTGCAGGTCGAATACACCATTGTTGCTTACTAAAATAAAGGGCCGTGCATTCGGCGTTTGTTCTGACTCCGAGGCGGGTCTCTGCTGTTTTTTCTGCGGTTGAAGCTAAACTTGATCTTCGGTTCAGTTCTTGAATTAGTGAATGGACTTTAATCTGAAGATGGACTTTAACGCTGTGAGTGCCACTCAGGACAGATGTTCTCAGGATTACCTCACAGATGTTTCCTCACATCTGTATGTTGATAACATCTGCAGGTTAAAGTGCCTTCTTgaaataaaagattttttttaaaccaaatgaCCCGTTGTCTCCTCACACGCAATTTCAcacctaatttttttttcattctgttgagaaaaaaaacccatgacTTTGTGGTGAAGAAGATGAGCGGCTTCCAAAGCATaacagcaggtctcactgcaAACCCACTCCATCCTGCCTGCTctttcttcttcacctctctgtgGATGGTTGGCCACCAtcctctcacattcacattttcACCTACCTCCCTCCCTTGCATACACACATATTCTGTCATTCCTctgctctccagagcatacctccatcTCTGCTGTGATCTCTCCATGAAAGCTAATGCTGtaaaacctttattttaatCAGTTTCCAGTTCTTTGGAGTGTTATGACATCTTCATCAGAAAAAGGTTGTGAGGTTTGGAGGTGCATTCAGTCTCAGGTGTTTAAATccacacttcctgtcacatgTCCTGATGTCAGGTCAGCAGAATCCCTTCAGCTGGTCTCTCTGAtcccagaccagcaggtttcaAATAGTGCCAGGGCACATGCGCACGCAGCGACCGGCAGTGAATTTTTTTGGTATGTATTTGGTTAATAAGTGATGGCTTTTACTAAGTGATACATGCTCCACTAACAGTGAGGCAACATCATGGAGTCTTTCATCTTCATTGCGGTTACTGTGCTGGCTTGTTTCCCATGATGAGTGCGAGGCCGCGAGTCAGCTGAGGATTGTTTACTCCCGCGAGGAGCTGCTACAGCTTAACTTCCCATATGATGGTAAGGACCTCACCTCATGTTAGCTGGATTTTATACCGAGACACACTAACAGAACAAGTGACAAGACGAAGAGGTGTCAAATTGCGTGAGAGGATACAACAGGTCATTTGGTTTCCCCTGCCCTCTGTTATCCTGGGAAATGTTCAGTCTCTTAGGAGCAAGCTGGATGAACTCCAGGGGAACGTCATATTCCAGAAAGACTTCAGGGACAGCTGTGTGATGGCCTTTTGAGACATGGCTGACAGAGCAGGACCAGGACGTTGATTTTTCAATAGATGGTTTTGGAGCTTCTTTTCACCGGGATCGGGACACACGGGTAACAGGGAAATCACAGTAAATGTTACTGTAGCACTGTGACTGTTAGAGAGTGTATTTGTACACCAGACTTTTTACCTCTCTCGTGAGTTTCAACAACTTTTTATTACCATAGTTTACATTCACCCGAGGGCTCACCCGATCTCCACCTGCAGCATCATCTCAGAGGTGCTGCAGAAACTGCAGGCACTCTCTCCTGACACTCCAAACTTTATGATGGGGGACTCTGGGGGAGCCTTATCTCCAAATGAACATCTCTAAAACAAAAGATATGGTTACTGATTTTAGGAAACAACAAAATGGGCATGGATTCACTTTAATTGAAGATCAGAAAATAGAGCAAGTGCAATCATATAAATATCTTGGGACCATAATCaatgaaaaactgaactttGATGAGAATTCCAAATCAGTTTGTAAAAGGGGTCACCGGCACCTTTACTGCCTCAGAAGACTTGCTCATTTCCACACTGACTGGAaaattttaactttgttttatagttcttttattgagtctgttttaTCCTTTTGTATGGTGGCATGGTTCAGTCAGACCTCTGTCACAAAGAAAAACTCACTGAATCAGATAGTGAGATGGTCCAGTCATCTGATAGGTGAGTCTCAGTCCTGTTTAGCCTCCCTGTACTCTAAACAGGTACAACGAATGGCTTTATCAATTCTTAAAAACGGTTTCCATCCTCTACGGGGTGAATTTAAGCTTCTTTCCTCGGGACAGAGGTTTCTTGTTCCAAGATGCAGGACAAAGCGTTATAAAAACAGCTTTGTCCCTGTTtctgtcactgaactcaatAAGAATTGTTTTGAATTGATTCATTTTCTTTAATtacaaaatatttgtttgtcaggtttcattaggtgtgtgtgtcttttgggAAGAGATGCCAAATGCTATAATTTTTCTGTAAAGCAAATTTACCTATGGGTATAAATAAAGTAACCTTAACCTTCCGTCTGCCAGGCGTCACCGAGACGAGGGCCTCATCGCCTTAACTGTGACGATCCTCCAGCCTGACCTACCTGTTACACCTGAAACCTTACCTCAGCTTTATCACACACAGCAAACAGAGCTCTTGTTCAGTTCAGTGTTTTGCTCCAGTCTGTTTTCATCCCTGTGAGTCACTCAGAGCAGTGAAATGATTAAAAGGCCTTTATTGGCTCTGATTGATTAGACTCAGAGTTTAGATCTTTTTGGGGTTCCTGGGATTTTACTGACCgtcttgaattgaattgaaagcctttattgtcattatacataATATAACGAGATTAGAAACAGCTCTATAAAAGTGCACATGTGCTTATAGCACATTATAAAAACTATACAATAATTTAACTATACACttactataaatataaatacacagtacagtactgacagagacagacagagaattGATGATATTTCAGTGCAGATTACTTTTTGTACAAGTTTGAGTTGAGTATGGTGatggctttggggaagaagctatccctgagtctgtttgttctggCCCTTATGGATCTAAAGCACCTGCCAGAGGGCAGTAGGTTGAAAAGATGGTAGCCTGGCTTGGTAGTGTCCTTTAAAATGTTTCTGGCCCTACTAAGACAACAGGAGTTGTAGACGGCAGACAAGGAGGGCAGGGGGCAGCCAATGattttttgtgctgtgtttaccACCCTCTGCAGTCTCTTCTTGTCTGCCTCCGTGCAGCTGGCGTGCCACACTGTCACTG
This window harbors:
- the tmem259 gene encoding membralin; this translates as MSENQANNNNVPLNNNNNNMGPNRLRNPNLNQNPLINVRDRLFHALFFKMAVTYARLFPPSFRRVFEFFVLLKALFVLFILAYIHIAFSRSPINCLEVVRERWPRDGILRVEIQRNSSRAPIFLQHYDSASLHDELDAEEEGGGLAMGGLSLAMLPDEEVEEEEMTVEMFDNSSVQFELDIEPRLKPSLIGAGGGGASGGGGANDSQDVSFSQTTKGMQPLQDSVSELEMMTRAVWPQEEYIVEYSLEYGFLRLSQSTRQRLNIPVMVVTLDPMKDECFGDGFSRFLLDEFLGYDDILMSSVKALAENEENKGFLRNVVSGEHYRFVSMWMARTSYLAAFVIMVIFTLSVSMLLRYSHHQIFVFIVDLLQMLEMNMTIAFPAAPLLTVILALVGMEAIMSEFFNDTTTAFYIILIVWLADQYDAICCHTNTSKRHWLRFFYLYHFAFYAYHYRFNGQYSSLALVTSWLFIQHSMIYFFHHYELPAILQQIRIQEMLLQNQQAGQNQTALQDNLNNNIGTAAAGTGPANAAQPGPTSGAEPAPQTESLPSPAEGGASGSGEVRAELNWVAHTAAILTEALTSSVDTGASSGQGPAEINVVAEFWMGGGAVGGRSLGGSGAFGGQDPNSISVEFKPAPAPPITAQHEAGPSEDVGPSQAEGALEEAGPSEECPSHTDCPPSQSADCRQRPS